GTCGGCCACGAACCGTCGCAGCCGGTTCTCCGAGGCCTGCCGGGCGGCCAGCGCACCGGCCACGTTGCCCAGCATGTGGTTGAAGGCCACCCCCACCCGGCCCACCTCGCTGGCCGGGTCGGCGTCGGCCGGCGGCACCCGGACCGCGAGGTCCACCTCGCCGCTGCCCAGCTGGAGGGTGGAGACCTGCTGGGCGGTGGCGGCGAGCCGGTTCAGCGGGGTCAGCCCCCGGACGACGACGGTGCGCACCGCCGCCGCGGCCCCGGCCAGCGCCGCCACGGTGAGCAGGGCCTCCAGGGCGACCAGCCGGGCCAGCACCAGCTCGAGCTCCTTCAGCGGCAGGCCCACCACCACCAGGTCGCTGCCCCGGAGGAAGGCCACCACGCGGTAGCGGCCCAGCCCGGGCACCTCCAGCGTCTGCTTGCGCCCGTCCGGGGGCACGCCCAGCAGGGTGTTGACCGCGTCCCGGTCCACGTCGTCCGGCCCGCCCTCGGACAGGATGCCGTAGCGGACGTAGGACCCGTCGGAGACGACGACCACGGTGCCGATCTGCTGGCCCGGCAGGTCCACGCCCTCGGGCGGGGTGCCGTCGCGGCGCTCGGACAGCGGGCCGCGCTGGGTCCGCTCCTTGGCCGCCCCCAGCTCGCGGTCGACCTGACCGACCAGCAGCTCGCGGGCGATCAGGGTGGTCAGTGCGCCCATCAGCACGCAGGTCGCCGCCAGCACCGCGAGGGTGCGCAGCAGCAGCTGGCGCTGCAGGCTGCCGGTGCCGCCGACCCAGCGGTGCGCGGCCGTGGTCCGGGGGAGCGTCATCCGCCGGGCCGCAGCACGTAGCCCGCGCCCCGCATGGTGTGGATCATGGCCGGGCGCCCGGCGTCGATCTTCTTGCGCAGGTAGGAGATGTAGAGCTCCACGACGTTGGCCTGCCCGCCGAAGTCGTAGTTCCACACCCGGTCCAGGATCTGGGCCTTGCTCAGCACCCGGCGCGGGTTCCGCATCAGGTAGCGCAGCAGCTCGAACTCGGTGGCGGTCAGGCTGACCGGCTCCCCGGCCCGGGTGACCTCGTGGCTGTCCTCGTCCAGGACCAGGTCGCCGACGACCAGCGTGGAGCTGGAGCGCGGCTGGTCGGCCCCGGTGCGGCGCAGCAGCCCGCGCAGCCGGGCGATCAGCTCCTCCAGGCTGAACGGCTTGGTGACGTAGTCGTCACCGCCGGCCGTGAGCCCGCCGATGCGGTCCTCGACGGCGTCCCTGGCGGTGAGGAAGATGACCGGGACGTCGGGCTGCTCGGTGCGGATCCGGCGCATCACCTCCAGGCCGTCGAAGTCGGGCAGCATCATGTCGAGCACGATCGCGTCCGGACGCAGCTCGCGCGCGGCCTGGACCGCAGCCAGACCGCTGCCGGCCGTGCCCACCTGCCAGCCCTCGTAGCGCATGGCCATCGACAGCAGCTCGGTCAGGCTGGGCTCGTCGTCCACCGCGAGCACCCGGATGGGGGTGCCGTCGGGGCGGGTCAGCGGCTCGCGGCGCACGTCGGAGGTCGGCATGCCCCGAGTCTGGCACCGAGACCGCGGCGGACGCTGTGCGGTTGCTGTGCGTCTGCTGTGAGGCCGGAGATCAGGCGGGACGGGTCTCGTCGTAGCGGAGCTCGTCGTCCTCGGGTTCCTCGGGCCGGCGGAACAGCTGGTCGATGGCGGCCCGGCCGGCGCCGAAGACGGCCAGCACCAGCGCCAGCGCGCCCATCACCGCGACGAGCTCCACCCCACCCACGGTCCCCGGGTCCAGCCAGAACAGGGTCAGCGCCGCCTGCACCGCGAACAGCAGCCCCAGCACCGGCGTCAGCACCCCGAACACCAGCAGCGCACCGCCGACCAGCTCGAGCATGGTGAACCCCCAGGCCACCACCTGCGGCTGCGGGACGCCCTGGGCGGTCATCGCCGCCACCTGGGCGTCCAGGCCGTCGATGCGCCAGTGCTGCCAGCCGTGCCACAGGGCGACGGCCCCCAGCACGCACCTCGACACCAGCAGCACCACGTCGCGCAGCACGCGCACGAACGACTCCATGCGTCCCTCCTCGAGCCCGGACGGTCGCCGCCACCCTAGTGCCCGGGCCGCGGACGGTCGGGGCGTCGGGGCGGACCGGTGGCAGGATCGCCGTCGTGGAGCTGCTGCGGCCCTGGGGCCTGGACGACGCCGGCGACCTGGTCCGGGCCCGGGCCAGCCACCCCGACCTGGCCCGCCAGCTGGCGCCGATCGAGGACCAGGTCGTCGCGCGCAGCTGGGTCCGGGACCGCCAGCGCGACCCCTACGGCGTGTTCCTGGCCATCGAGGTGGACGGCCACGCGGTCGGCCAGGTCGCGGTGAGCCACCTCGACCCGCGGCACGGCACCGGCTGGCTCTCCTACTGGGTGGCCGCGGACCACCGGCGCCGCGGCCTGGCCGGGCGGTGCGCGGCCACCGTGGCCGACTGGGCCCTGGACGTCCTCGGGCTGCACCGGCTGGAGCTCGGTCACCGGGTCGACAACACCGCCTCGGCCCGGGTCGCCGAGGTCGCCGGCTTCGTCGCCGAGGGGGTGGAGCGCGAGAAGTTCCACCACGACGGCG
The sequence above is a segment of the Auraticoccus monumenti genome. Coding sequences within it:
- a CDS encoding GNAT family N-acetyltransferase, which gives rise to MELLRPWGLDDAGDLVRARASHPDLARQLAPIEDQVVARSWVRDRQRDPYGVFLAIEVDGHAVGQVAVSHLDPRHGTGWLSYWVAADHRRRGLAGRCAATVADWALDVLGLHRLELGHRVDNTASARVAEVAGFVAEGVEREKFHHDGARHDVRTMARLVSDPRPSHVPVELRLPTTGPGAVRLGPGGIVGA
- a CDS encoding response regulator transcription factor — translated: MPTSDVRREPLTRPDGTPIRVLAVDDEPSLTELLSMAMRYEGWQVGTAGSGLAAVQAARELRPDAIVLDMMLPDFDGLEVMRRIRTEQPDVPVIFLTARDAVEDRIGGLTAGGDDYVTKPFSLEELIARLRGLLRRTGADQPRSSSTLVVGDLVLDEDSHEVTRAGEPVSLTATEFELLRYLMRNPRRVLSKAQILDRVWNYDFGGQANVVELYISYLRKKIDAGRPAMIHTMRGAGYVLRPGG
- a CDS encoding HAMP domain-containing sensor histidine kinase, coding for MTLPRTTAAHRWVGGTGSLQRQLLLRTLAVLAATCVLMGALTTLIARELLVGQVDRELGAAKERTQRGPLSERRDGTPPEGVDLPGQQIGTVVVVSDGSYVRYGILSEGGPDDVDRDAVNTLLGVPPDGRKQTLEVPGLGRYRVVAFLRGSDLVVVGLPLKELELVLARLVALEALLTVAALAGAAAAVRTVVVRGLTPLNRLAATAQQVSTLQLGSGEVDLAVRVPPADADPASEVGRVGVAFNHMLGNVAGALAARQASENRLRRFVADASHELRNPLAAIRGYAELTRRGSDQLPPDTTFALTRVESEAERMSRLVEDLLLLARLDSGPSVQLAPTDVSELVVNAVSDARVAGPGHQWALDLPGEPVVALADHHQLHQVVVNLLANARTHTPPGTHVTTALRAEEGWAVVTVTDDGPGIPADTVERVFERFTRADVARARVGGGDGRPSGTGLGLAIVAAVVEGHRGRVEVTSRPGETVFTVRVPLADG
- a CDS encoding DoxX family protein encodes the protein MESFVRVLRDVVLLVSRCVLGAVALWHGWQHWRIDGLDAQVAAMTAQGVPQPQVVAWGFTMLELVGGALLVFGVLTPVLGLLFAVQAALTLFWLDPGTVGGVELVAVMGALALVLAVFGAGRAAIDQLFRRPEEPEDDELRYDETRPA